In Bacteriovorax stolpii, a single genomic region encodes these proteins:
- a CDS encoding YbhB/YbcL family Raf kinase inhibitor-like protein: MPFTAWSNALKPGQTVPDNYVFNGMGCSGKNISPPLEWKDAPKDTKSFAVTVFDPDAPRVGGWWHWAVVNIPPEVTALPEGASNEGKLPTGSVEVESDYGEAHYGGPCPPIGDSPHHYVFTVYALKNKEVHLSPNSTPGSIKNLLEHECLAKSSFTVEYGRGV, encoded by the coding sequence ATGCCCTTTACAGCATGGTCCAACGCACTTAAACCAGGACAAACAGTACCAGATAACTATGTCTTTAACGGCATGGGGTGCTCTGGAAAAAATATCTCTCCACCACTTGAGTGGAAGGATGCACCGAAAGACACTAAGAGTTTTGCCGTGACTGTTTTTGATCCAGATGCACCTCGAGTCGGTGGATGGTGGCACTGGGCCGTCGTCAATATTCCGCCAGAGGTCACTGCTCTTCCAGAGGGAGCTTCAAACGAAGGAAAACTTCCAACAGGCTCAGTAGAAGTAGAGTCTGATTATGGTGAAGCTCATTACGGAGGACCTTGCCCGCCGATTGGAGACAGTCCTCACCATTATGTCTTCACTGTCTACGCGCTAAAAAATAAGGAAGTGCATTTGAGTCCGAACTCAACACCTGGAAGTATTAAAAATCTTCTGGAACATGAATGCCTGGCAAAATCCAGCTTTACCGTTGAGTACGGCAGAGGCGTTTAG
- a CDS encoding BON domain-containing protein — protein sequence MSERNIVIRSNEQVRKEIYKAVGEESGIDVHVHDGIVRLTGVVDTEESLDFIESTIRELPGVDDVENELTVKIVQ from the coding sequence ATGAGTGAGAGAAACATTGTTATTAGGTCAAACGAGCAGGTAAGGAAGGAGATTTATAAAGCAGTAGGAGAAGAAAGTGGCATTGACGTTCATGTCCATGACGGAATCGTCCGGCTCACAGGGGTTGTCGATACTGAGGAATCTTTGGACTTCATCGAGTCAACAATCAGAGAATTGCCAGGTGTTGATGATGTAGAAAATGAACTGACAGTCAAAATCGTTCAGTAA
- a CDS encoding linear amide C-N hydrolase produces MKAIILSLLMIQSAFPCTIFSLYPNEEHWVGRTFDWAYGHGLVYTNKRNVTKTSVRILPTDVLSTWTSKYGSVTFNQFGREFPTGGMNERGLIVEALELKSSIYQPVDAKASFNELQFIQYVLDNFQTIGEIRGALKGLRLAPVGSQLHYFTCDINECMTIEFINGKIETRHGNTLPISGLANNTYDESKDYAKEFVTFGGDKPVVQGSKESLDRFVRSNYNVKSINEYDDKIQTLFTFLADVGSLNNRWQIIYNQSQRTINFRTTAKIKLQRMIDVSALDFSCQTPVKYFDLDSDSEGPIRHEFKDFDFNVNQSVIKKSVDMQKLPAALTMRLAVYPNETKCND; encoded by the coding sequence ATGAAGGCCATTATTCTCAGTTTGTTAATGATTCAATCAGCTTTTCCTTGCACGATTTTTTCTCTGTACCCAAATGAAGAGCATTGGGTGGGAAGGACTTTTGACTGGGCCTATGGACATGGTTTGGTTTACACCAATAAAAGAAACGTAACAAAAACAAGTGTGAGAATACTGCCAACAGACGTTTTAAGTACGTGGACCTCGAAATATGGAAGTGTAACCTTCAATCAATTCGGAAGAGAGTTCCCGACAGGCGGAATGAATGAAAGAGGACTCATTGTAGAGGCCCTTGAATTAAAGTCTTCAATATATCAACCCGTCGATGCAAAAGCTTCTTTCAACGAACTCCAATTTATTCAGTACGTGCTGGATAATTTTCAAACGATTGGTGAAATTAGGGGAGCATTGAAAGGTCTTCGCCTGGCGCCAGTTGGTTCGCAATTACATTATTTCACGTGCGATATCAATGAGTGTATGACGATCGAATTTATTAATGGAAAAATTGAAACCCGCCATGGTAATACACTTCCCATTTCTGGCCTGGCCAATAATACATATGATGAGTCAAAAGACTACGCAAAAGAGTTTGTTACTTTTGGAGGGGATAAACCAGTTGTCCAAGGCTCAAAAGAATCACTGGATCGTTTTGTCCGCTCTAACTACAACGTTAAATCGATTAACGAATATGATGATAAAATTCAAACTCTTTTTACTTTTTTGGCCGACGTAGGATCATTGAATAATCGTTGGCAAATCATTTATAATCAAAGTCAAAGAACTATTAATTTTCGAACGACAGCAAAGATTAAATTGCAGCGTATGATTGATGTTTCAGCACTTGATTTCAGCTGCCAGACACCGGTTAAGTATTTTGACCTTGATAGTGACAGCGAAGGTCCAATCAGGCATGAATTTAAGGATTTCGATTTTAATGTTAACCAATCAGTGATTAAGAAGTCGGTTGATATGCAAAAGCTTCCGGCGGCATTAACAATGAGACTTGCAGTTTATCCTAACGAAACAAAATGTAATGACTAA
- a CDS encoding four-helix bundle copper-binding protein has product MQFQSVYGEQSTKTHMKECIDNCLNCFRVCEEAVSRAIESSNINTEHVKLLQACATICMTSAEFMMIESNYHYDTCGLCAKICRACAKDCENGSEAWMQECYEACTKCAYSCEGMSKMGH; this is encoded by the coding sequence ATGCAATTTCAATCAGTCTATGGCGAACAGTCGACTAAAACACATATGAAAGAGTGCATTGATAATTGTTTGAACTGTTTTCGTGTGTGTGAAGAAGCTGTTAGCAGGGCCATTGAGTCATCTAATATAAATACAGAACACGTAAAATTACTTCAGGCCTGTGCCACCATTTGCATGACATCAGCAGAGTTTATGATGATTGAATCGAATTATCATTATGACACTTGTGGCCTGTGTGCAAAGATTTGCAGGGCCTGTGCTAAGGATTGTGAAAACGGAAGTGAAGCCTGGATGCAGGAGTGTTATGAAGCCTGTACAAAATGCGCTTATTCGTGTGAAGGAATGTCTAAGATGGGCCACTAA
- a CDS encoding YceI family protein, which translates to MKSTLSALFLSLLISSNVFAVGLKLTPGTYKIDPAHTRVSFLIKHFVVSEVQGRFNDVEGTFMLSDNISKSTIDVTIPIGSIDTAVAKRDEHLKSPDFFDAAKYPTMTFKSKKFTGTLSSFRVTGDLTIKDVTKEVVLVGKYTGSAKDPWGGTRAAVSANTKINRKDFHINYNDKIDIGPAVGDEVTIQILSEGVLEK; encoded by the coding sequence ATGAAATCTACATTGTCAGCTCTCTTTTTATCATTACTTATTTCTTCTAATGTTTTTGCTGTCGGATTAAAGCTCACGCCTGGGACTTACAAAATTGACCCTGCTCATACACGAGTGTCGTTTTTAATTAAACACTTTGTTGTATCTGAAGTTCAGGGGCGTTTTAATGATGTCGAAGGGACATTCATGCTTTCTGATAACATTAGTAAAAGTACAATCGACGTTACAATTCCTATTGGATCAATTGATACGGCGGTAGCAAAAAGAGATGAACACTTAAAGAGTCCGGACTTTTTCGATGCTGCTAAATACCCAACGATGACTTTTAAGAGTAAAAAATTCACTGGGACACTTTCAAGTTTTAGAGTGACTGGTGATTTAACAATTAAAGATGTTACTAAAGAAGTTGTTTTAGTCGGGAAGTATACCGGATCAGCTAAAGACCCATGGGGGGGAACAAGAGCTGCTGTTTCGGCCAATACAAAAATCAACCGCAAAGATTTCCATATCAATTACAATGACAAAATTGATATCGGTCCTGCTGTTGGCGATGAAGTAACAATTCAAATTCTCTCTGAAGGCGTATTAGAAAAATAA
- a CDS encoding TMEM175 family protein, which yields MHKGRLEAFSDGVLAIIITIMVLELKPPHEATWEGLCSLAYVFLSYILSFIYVGIYWNNHHHLFQIVKHVKGPVLWANTHLLFWLSLIPFTTAWMDEHHFAAIPVAVYGFILFMCGAAYGILVKILTNTHEKDSTLARAVGKDWKGKVSVLIYAVAIASAFIHPAISLTLYVSVALIWLIPDKRVEGALQPH from the coding sequence ATGCATAAAGGTAGACTTGAGGCTTTTAGCGACGGTGTGCTCGCTATTATTATAACGATTATGGTACTGGAACTGAAACCACCACATGAAGCAACGTGGGAAGGGCTCTGTTCACTTGCGTATGTTTTTCTAAGTTATATTTTGAGTTTCATTTATGTTGGTATCTACTGGAACAATCACCACCATCTGTTTCAGATCGTAAAACACGTGAAAGGTCCTGTTCTTTGGGCCAACACTCATTTACTTTTTTGGCTCTCACTTATTCCTTTTACTACGGCATGGATGGATGAGCATCATTTCGCAGCTATTCCGGTTGCAGTTTATGGTTTTATTCTTTTTATGTGTGGAGCCGCCTATGGAATTCTAGTGAAGATATTAACAAATACTCACGAGAAGGATTCAACTCTTGCTCGCGCAGTAGGAAAAGACTGGAAAGGAAAAGTTTCGGTGTTGATCTATGCAGTGGCGATAGCTTCGGCCTTCATTCATCCAGCAATCTCACTCACTCTTTACGTGTCTGTGGCCCTTATCTGGCTTATCCCGGACAAAAGAGTGGAAGGTGCCCTTCAACCCCATTAA
- the trmA gene encoding tRNA (uridine(54)-C5)-methyltransferase TrmA: MDLNALDTTLYASQLEAKRLKLKELFKPFTTMEAEVFASPEAHYRMRAEFRVWHEGEDMYYYMFDKVQDQKIRTDQYLPVSLLINDMMKALMEELRPNLALRKKLFQVDFLSTLSGEILVSLLYHRQLDDAWITEAKLLKERLSSKFKVNLVGRARKQKIDLDRDFVIEELPVNGKKLLYKQIENSFTQPNAQVAIKMLEWAIDCTKESSGDLLELYCGNGNFSIALAPNFRKVLATELAGPSVEAAQYNIEVNGITNLQIIRMSAEDFSDAMAGKREYQRLRGINLSDYECSTIFVDPPRAGLDANTVALVQKYERILYISCNPHTLIENLEALSSTHSIKRLALFDQFPYTDHMECGVLLCRN; encoded by the coding sequence ATGGATTTAAATGCACTCGACACCACTCTGTATGCTTCACAGCTAGAGGCAAAACGCCTTAAGCTTAAAGAGCTTTTTAAACCCTTTACGACAATGGAAGCAGAGGTCTTTGCATCTCCAGAAGCCCACTACCGCATGAGAGCGGAATTCCGCGTCTGGCACGAGGGAGAGGACATGTATTATTACATGTTCGATAAAGTCCAGGACCAGAAAATCAGAACCGATCAATACCTTCCAGTGAGCCTGCTTATCAACGATATGATGAAGGCATTAATGGAAGAGTTAAGGCCGAATCTTGCTTTAAGGAAGAAGTTATTCCAGGTCGACTTTCTCTCGACATTAAGTGGTGAGATTTTAGTGAGCCTTCTTTATCACCGTCAACTAGATGATGCCTGGATCACCGAAGCCAAACTTCTCAAAGAAAGGCTTTCAAGCAAGTTTAAAGTAAACCTGGTTGGGCGTGCCCGCAAACAAAAGATTGATCTTGATCGCGACTTCGTCATTGAAGAGCTTCCAGTTAATGGCAAAAAACTTCTTTATAAGCAGATTGAAAACAGCTTTACACAGCCTAATGCCCAAGTGGCCATTAAGATGCTGGAGTGGGCGATCGATTGTACAAAAGAGAGCTCTGGAGACCTTTTAGAGCTTTACTGCGGTAACGGAAACTTTTCAATTGCTCTAGCTCCGAATTTTAGGAAAGTGCTGGCGACAGAACTCGCAGGACCTTCAGTTGAGGCTGCTCAATACAATATTGAAGTGAATGGCATAACTAATCTTCAGATCATCCGTATGTCTGCAGAAGATTTCAGTGATGCTATGGCCGGAAAAAGAGAGTACCAGCGACTAAGAGGCATCAATCTTTCTGATTACGAATGCAGCACTATTTTTGTCGATCCTCCAAGAGCTGGCCTTGATGCTAATACTGTAGCATTAGTTCAAAAATATGAACGTATTCTTTATATTTCATGTAACCCACACACGTTGATTGAGAACCTTGAAGCGCTTTCATCAACTCACTCAATTAAGCGCCTGGCGCTCTTTGACCAGTTTCCATACACTGATCACATGGAGTGTGGTGTGCTTCTTTGCCGCAACTAA
- a CDS encoding SRPBCC family protein produces MKSFNPETDLKFERIVDLTPSQMFAGWTTPSLLTKWFTPAPWKTIDAKIDLRPGGKFYTLMQSPEGQSFPNTGCYLEVEKDHKIVWTSALTSDFRPTLDESPTSFPITVHVIFEKDAKGTKYTAYALHKNAEDKKKHEEMGFEVGWGLALDQLVKLMKEVQ; encoded by the coding sequence ATGAAAAGCTTTAATCCTGAAACTGATTTGAAATTTGAACGCATTGTAGACCTAACACCCTCTCAAATGTTTGCCGGCTGGACAACACCATCCCTTTTAACGAAATGGTTTACTCCTGCTCCATGGAAAACAATTGATGCCAAAATAGATCTAAGACCTGGCGGGAAGTTTTATACACTCATGCAATCTCCTGAAGGACAAAGCTTTCCAAACACTGGATGCTACCTGGAAGTTGAAAAAGATCACAAGATTGTTTGGACCTCTGCCTTAACTTCAGACTTTCGTCCAACCTTAGATGAATCTCCAACTTCATTTCCAATTACCGTGCATGTAATTTTTGAGAAAGATGCAAAGGGCACAAAATATACTGCCTACGCCCTTCATAAAAATGCAGAAGATAAGAAAAAGCATGAAGAAATGGGATTTGAAGTTGGATGGGGCCTGGCCTTAGATCAACTTGTAAAGCTAATGAAAGAGGTCCAATAA
- a CDS encoding transglycosylase SLT domain-containing protein produces MKTLTTYVTTIQEKELFLKFVLLSTLAIGVYSNVRNTKNTKGLEPVKLDNVYDDEFGDFDKIYVPNKPVVIAKMMKTLKPTMSKAQKHHLSIKIHAVLNKYNIPPQIVLSIIDTESSFNQNAVSSTGDLSLAQINVEVWNKEFERMKRPLIDSERLKKDEVYALDMMAQILTILKDRYEKNDRRWYARYHSKSKKYKGLYLTKLERRMKKLEKSNIAGFKKTSKPRLLALQ; encoded by the coding sequence ATGAAAACACTAACAACATATGTAACAACAATTCAGGAAAAAGAACTCTTCTTAAAGTTTGTCCTGCTTTCGACATTAGCTATTGGTGTTTACTCGAACGTTAGAAATACAAAAAATACCAAAGGGCTAGAGCCGGTCAAATTAGACAATGTTTACGATGACGAATTTGGGGATTTTGATAAAATCTATGTCCCTAATAAGCCAGTCGTCATTGCCAAAATGATGAAGACTCTAAAGCCTACGATGAGTAAGGCGCAAAAACACCATTTGTCGATAAAGATTCATGCGGTTTTAAATAAATATAATATTCCACCTCAGATTGTTTTATCGATTATTGATACGGAAAGTAGTTTTAATCAAAATGCAGTTTCCTCTACTGGAGACTTGTCTCTAGCGCAGATTAATGTGGAAGTTTGGAACAAAGAATTTGAGCGCATGAAAAGGCCATTAATCGACAGTGAGAGATTAAAAAAAGATGAAGTTTACGCTTTGGATATGATGGCCCAGATCTTAACAATTCTGAAAGACCGCTACGAGAAAAACGACCGCAGATGGTACGCTCGCTACCACTCAAAGAGCAAAAAATATAAGGGGCTTTACCTCACTAAGCTTGAGCGCCGAATGAAGAAACTGGAGAAATCCAACATCGCAGGCTTTAAAAAGACCAGTAAACCACGACTTCTGGCGCTTCAATAG
- a CDS encoding NYN domain-containing protein has protein sequence MATPNEITNIALFCDFENIVLGAKETKFPHFNIQLILERLLLKGSIVVKKAYCDWDRYKDFKRDMHEAAFELIEIPHTRQSGKNSADIRMVVDALDLCYTKSHVDTFVIISGDSDFSPLVSKLRENDKHVIGIGVRDATSTLLSANCDEFIFYDDLMRTHTPLKKTEVKKSPEKAVSKKQEALDFICETLKALTEERGEDEFWGSMVKLTMKRRQPGFNESAYGYASFRELVEDAQKKNLLIMHRQERSGQYTIRLAHADE, from the coding sequence ATGGCCACACCAAACGAAATTACCAACATCGCTCTCTTTTGCGATTTCGAGAACATTGTTCTTGGAGCAAAGGAGACTAAGTTTCCTCACTTTAATATTCAACTCATCCTCGAGCGTCTTCTTTTGAAAGGAAGCATCGTTGTCAAGAAGGCGTACTGCGATTGGGACCGCTACAAGGACTTTAAGCGCGATATGCATGAAGCCGCTTTCGAGCTCATAGAAATTCCCCACACCCGTCAATCCGGAAAAAATTCGGCCGATATACGCATGGTCGTTGACGCCCTTGATCTCTGTTACACCAAATCCCATGTCGACACTTTTGTTATCATCAGTGGTGATTCTGATTTCTCACCTCTGGTCTCCAAACTTAGGGAGAATGACAAACATGTCATTGGCATCGGAGTCCGGGACGCAACGTCTACTTTATTAAGTGCCAACTGCGACGAGTTCATCTTTTACGATGACCTGATGAGAACCCACACACCATTGAAAAAAACAGAAGTGAAGAAGTCTCCGGAAAAAGCAGTCAGCAAAAAACAAGAAGCTCTAGATTTCATCTGTGAGACACTAAAAGCACTCACTGAAGAGCGGGGTGAAGATGAATTTTGGGGTTCTATGGTAAAACTCACTATGAAAAGAAGGCAACCTGGATTTAACGAATCAGCTTATGGTTATGCTTCCTTCAGAGAGTTGGTTGAAGATGCCCAGAAAAAAAACCTTCTCATCATGCACCGTCAGGAGCGCTCTGGTCAGTACACCATTCGCCTGGCCCATGCCGACGAGTAG
- a CDS encoding ABC transporter substrate-binding protein codes for MLKTTLILGLLSLLPMSLYAKTFVNCSEASPASFNPQVVTDAPSYNASAITLYNKLMRFELGTTKMIPGLAESYTISKDEKVYTFKLRRGVKFHTTSYFKPTRDFNAEDVLFSINRQRQKDHPFHMVSGGVYTQYENNIKDNIKDVVALDPYTVQITLNEVQAPFLAYMAGNYMSILSAEYGEKLAKENRKQDMDQFPIGTGPFSFVSYVKDSVIRYAAHPDYWDKASYKGKAENRIDKLIFAITPDQTVRYQKLKAGECHFVTLPSIVDLDDMRANKNVLVMSQEGLNVGYLAMNTTKKPFDNVLVRRAVNHALNRKLYLDAIYHGTGIVASNPVPPALWSYDKTLKDYDYNPEKAKALLKQAGLADGFETEMITLPVTRPYNPDGKKMGELMQADLAKVGIKVKLVTFDWPTFLKKSRSGEQQMIQFGWTGNNDPDTFLNDLLSCASVESGNNTARWCNEKFNDLVLQARRVTDQKKRADLYKKAQKIFKEEAPWVTLAHAKVFRVMDKNVANFKIDPFGYDYFDQVELK; via the coding sequence ATGCTTAAAACCACACTCATTCTCGGACTCTTATCTCTTTTACCAATGAGTCTTTACGCTAAAACATTTGTGAATTGTTCCGAAGCTTCTCCCGCTTCTTTTAATCCACAGGTTGTAACAGACGCTCCCTCATACAATGCTTCTGCTATCACTCTTTACAACAAGCTAATGCGCTTTGAACTAGGAACGACAAAAATGATTCCTGGCCTGGCAGAGTCTTATACTATTTCAAAAGATGAGAAGGTTTATACATTTAAACTTCGCCGTGGAGTTAAATTCCACACGACAAGTTACTTCAAGCCAACTCGCGATTTCAATGCTGAAGACGTTCTTTTCTCTATCAACCGTCAAAGACAAAAAGATCACCCTTTCCACATGGTAAGCGGAGGTGTCTACACTCAGTATGAAAATAACATCAAAGACAATATCAAAGATGTTGTGGCACTTGATCCATACACAGTGCAAATCACTCTAAATGAAGTTCAAGCTCCCTTCCTGGCCTACATGGCCGGAAACTACATGAGTATTCTTTCTGCTGAATATGGTGAGAAACTTGCCAAAGAAAACCGTAAGCAGGACATGGATCAATTCCCTATTGGAACTGGCCCTTTTTCTTTCGTTTCTTATGTAAAAGACAGTGTGATCCGCTACGCTGCTCACCCAGATTATTGGGATAAAGCAAGTTATAAAGGAAAAGCTGAAAACCGCATTGATAAATTAATCTTTGCAATCACTCCAGACCAAACAGTTCGCTACCAAAAACTAAAAGCTGGCGAATGTCACTTCGTCACACTTCCATCAATCGTTGACCTCGATGATATGCGCGCCAACAAGAATGTGCTGGTCATGTCTCAGGAAGGACTAAACGTTGGTTACCTGGCGATGAACACAACAAAAAAACCTTTTGATAATGTTTTAGTAAGACGTGCAGTCAACCACGCCCTTAATAGAAAACTTTACCTGGATGCCATCTACCACGGCACAGGAATCGTTGCGAGCAATCCGGTTCCTCCTGCTCTTTGGTCATACGACAAAACACTTAAGGACTACGACTACAACCCGGAAAAAGCAAAGGCCTTATTAAAACAAGCTGGCCTTGCCGATGGTTTTGAAACTGAAATGATTACTCTTCCTGTCACACGTCCCTACAATCCGGATGGAAAAAAGATGGGCGAACTGATGCAAGCAGACCTGGCAAAGGTTGGTATCAAAGTAAAACTTGTTACGTTTGACTGGCCGACATTCCTAAAAAAATCGCGTTCAGGTGAACAGCAAATGATCCAGTTCGGCTGGACTGGAAACAATGACCCTGACACTTTCTTAAATGACCTTTTAAGCTGTGCAAGCGTTGAATCTGGAAACAACACTGCAAGATGGTGTAACGAAAAGTTCAATGATCTTGTTCTTCAAGCAAGAAGAGTCACAGACCAAAAAAAGCGCGCTGATCTTTATAAGAAAGCACAAAAAATCTTTAAAGAAGAAGCCCCATGGGTAACTCTAGCTCACGCGAAAGTTTTTAGAGTTATGGATAAGAATGTAGCAAACTTTAAGATTGATCCGTTTGGGTATGATTACTTTGATCAAGTTGAATTAAAATAA
- a CDS encoding helix-turn-helix transcriptional regulator — MGNLKAKLTLINELHVLRAEKKITQQELADAIGVTRATVNALEKGNYNPSLELAFRLSLFFEKSIHDIFKLGEEE; from the coding sequence ATGGGGAATTTAAAAGCAAAACTCACACTCATCAACGAGCTACACGTGCTTCGTGCTGAAAAGAAAATCACGCAGCAGGAACTGGCCGATGCTATTGGAGTGACACGAGCAACAGTCAATGCACTTGAGAAAGGAAATTACAATCCTTCACTCGAACTGGCATTTCGACTAAGTCTGTTCTTTGAGAAAAGCATTCACGACATTTTTAAATTAGGGGAAGAAGAATAA
- a CDS encoding ParB/RepB/Spo0J family partition protein yields METRRLKDLKATNPYLRLGTDVSELEKSIQTVGLIAPLVISPDNVILAGARRFQALLNLGYVEAPVMIVDKGELERELVSIDENLVRKDLTKIEVEGHLRRAKEIYQALNPHEEETPAPVEASEDSEENEIEKKKIVLPAEKFLNIVAEKTGLSPKQIHEAINRDEMASKEVKEARINGELSLSQTNEIVKLKKEEQEKSLSHIKTLPVREIKKFVKIAKVKGVEEAIKETPKDPHSRDFLEVEAALKKLVKKLKQLELEGMNPSDFPADIQNMLKTVVKFAESEDNFIPAKNTDMYEEAIQ; encoded by the coding sequence GTGGAAACTAGAAGACTTAAGGATCTTAAGGCAACGAACCCGTATTTAAGACTTGGAACAGACGTTTCAGAACTTGAAAAATCAATTCAAACTGTGGGCCTGATCGCTCCACTTGTTATCTCCCCTGACAATGTTATTTTAGCTGGAGCAAGACGCTTCCAGGCCCTTTTAAATCTTGGCTACGTTGAAGCTCCGGTTATGATCGTCGATAAAGGTGAACTAGAGCGCGAGCTTGTTTCAATCGATGAAAACCTGGTAAGAAAAGACCTGACAAAAATCGAAGTTGAAGGCCATCTAAGACGTGCCAAAGAAATTTACCAGGCATTAAATCCGCACGAAGAAGAAACTCCTGCTCCAGTTGAAGCAAGTGAAGACTCTGAAGAAAATGAAATCGAAAAAAAGAAGATTGTTCTTCCTGCAGAGAAGTTCCTGAATATCGTTGCTGAAAAAACAGGCCTATCACCAAAGCAGATTCACGAGGCCATCAATCGTGACGAAATGGCGTCAAAGGAAGTAAAAGAGGCCAGAATCAATGGCGAGCTTTCTCTGAGCCAGACAAATGAAATCGTTAAGCTAAAAAAAGAAGAACAAGAAAAATCACTTTCTCACATAAAAACCCTTCCAGTGCGCGAAATTAAAAAATTCGTTAAAATCGCGAAAGTAAAAGGTGTTGAAGAAGCGATTAAAGAAACTCCAAAAGATCCCCATTCAAGAGATTTCTTAGAAGTTGAAGCGGCTTTAAAGAAGCTGGTTAAGAAATTAAAGCAACTTGAGTTAGAAGGGATGAATCCTTCGGATTTCCCGGCAGATATTCAAAACATGTTAAAGACGGTGGTGAAGTTTGCTGAGAGCGAAGACAATTTTATTCCAGCAAAAAATACAGATATGTATGAGGAAGCTATTCAGTAA
- a CDS encoding DUF72 domain-containing protein, which translates to MLIMMYVGTAAWNIPKIAEGSFLKEGTALERYANRLNAVEINTSFYRDHKPETYQDWARITPDHFRFSVKINQRFTHKSDLIIDREDLMASLMVIKELGKKLGPLLLQFPAGQSFHTDRMEKFYAAMRAVHEGPIVLEARNSTWLFRDAIKLMKKYRISKVTADPEKCPGEFENEIEYYRLHGSPEMYSSDYSPVYLDNLLEEMKTFTSDVWCIFDNTTFGYATLNALAVYQKGEVYESYQRIHDGGHTDVHAVDQH; encoded by the coding sequence ATGCTTATAATGATGTATGTTGGAACAGCTGCGTGGAATATTCCTAAAATAGCAGAAGGCTCTTTTTTAAAAGAAGGAACAGCTTTAGAGCGCTATGCAAATCGCTTGAACGCAGTGGAAATTAATACTTCATTTTATCGAGATCACAAACCTGAAACATATCAAGATTGGGCAAGAATAACGCCCGATCATTTTCGCTTCAGTGTAAAAATCAACCAGCGCTTTACGCATAAAAGTGATCTAATTATCGACCGCGAGGACCTGATGGCAAGTCTCATGGTGATTAAAGAGCTGGGGAAAAAACTAGGACCTCTTTTACTCCAATTTCCTGCCGGACAAAGTTTTCATACTGATCGAATGGAAAAATTTTATGCGGCCATGAGAGCTGTTCATGAAGGACCGATTGTCCTGGAGGCCCGGAATTCAACTTGGCTTTTTAGGGATGCTATTAAACTGATGAAGAAGTACCGTATCTCCAAAGTCACAGCTGACCCGGAAAAATGCCCAGGTGAATTTGAAAATGAAATTGAGTATTACCGCTTGCACGGGAGTCCGGAAATGTACAGTAGCGATTATTCTCCTGTCTATTTGGATAACCTGTTGGAAGAAATGAAAACATTTACATCAGATGTCTGGTGTATTTTTGACAATACAACTTTTGGATACGCAACACTAAACGCACTAGCTGTTTATCAAAAAGGAGAAGTTTATGAGTCTTATCAAAGAATACATGACGGTGGACACACCGATGTGCACGCCGTTGACCAGCATTGA
- a CDS encoding CBS domain-containing protein — protein sequence MSLIKEYMTVDTPMCTPLTSIENIKKIMKDNDSEEILVVDTMLEKHLVGIIYGNDISAKSFEQSVVPSSLNAELFVKPVPVTARENITLEECQKILDANHLEHLAIIDEEGHLCGVYERVNHYKVPKKSEEKKSASSNAKIELTEDDDPEANNMESEGGHDGHTVH from the coding sequence ATGAGTCTTATCAAAGAATACATGACGGTGGACACACCGATGTGCACGCCGTTGACCAGCATTGAAAATATAAAGAAGATTATGAAGGACAATGATTCTGAAGAAATTTTAGTTGTGGACACCATGCTTGAAAAACATCTCGTGGGCATTATCTACGGCAATGATATCTCAGCTAAATCTTTTGAACAAAGTGTAGTTCCTTCGAGTTTAAATGCTGAGCTGTTTGTGAAGCCTGTGCCGGTGACGGCGCGAGAGAATATTACTCTTGAAGAATGTCAAAAGATCCTGGATGCCAATCACCTGGAGCATTTGGCGATTATTGATGAAGAAGGGCATTTGTGTGGGGTGTACGAGAGAGTCAACCACTACAAAGTTCCAAAAAAATCAGAAGAAAAAAAGAGTGCATCGAGTAATGCGAAGATTGAACTTACTGAAGATGATGACCCTGAAGCAAATAATATGGAAAGTGAAGGTGGGCACGACGGTCACACTGTTCATTAA